In one window of Oryzias melastigma strain HK-1 linkage group LG5, ASM292280v2, whole genome shotgun sequence DNA:
- the fbln2 gene encoding fibulin-2, translating to MAEVKVTLLRALWFSLCLSVCLCHQDCTGVECPLLDNCIETVLDSGACCASCLQKGCTCEGYQYYDCVSAGFENGSVPEGDSYFVDYGSTECSCPLGGGRIICHFMSCPEVPPNCIEVSEPVDGCRQCQQLGCVHEGYKYEADHSFQVGPCWICHCPIEGGELMCYRKQCDTQNATDGNSSRHDAVPDRFDRHGQMHSFTRLDHLPFPGKLPPFKVPLLDKEDSDDYDYSPTDFSEEYPSLPVPPIQSSVSPTKISSLSHDFVKSDRSSVHPSFPMQGRMELRERHGAHEHPKELTENPSSDEQEISDSHTDSTAAWELLAGAQSVSLGDLEPDTEAESALNKHLGRFIFPLHQGTGSEHHPEFLDVNSESDFQPQGTYINVADSSTPEGSSTETNMDILTRSTETPDSLEKGHMNIVPTIMQKIPDRMIFVQSTTEGPNKSVGLDDKKKVNEDEEEKLEESQSVSEFDGQDVNETVKPFQDKSNEHSGSSGYTRTNGNQPEPSNSSPTSLMHQQTPLPSFVTTPTQAPPGNVEERLPVERWHDAAVTAELEPDAGPGVSAKDLLQRCCDAGHRWASEQFHCKAMPMLTDDEHSICSLAQKQCCISSLNSIWCDSGVTSAKAGGSCERDDEDSCTDDSYQVCCSCCALGLWMRRQGQGCGGYLHLGYSCGHVFLTCCEEDEAQSQLPLKGQEKLTPTVLPNRVSERKFPKEAYSIRTTDEAVNMVEAQQEEDECPLHHRQQCQHKCISAWGSYRCSCFQGYVLQQDGHSCSPVSPEITRVNTEHPPITTGTVKPPTQSTLVDPCAGNGPCSQRCSVVGGQVLCSCFPGFYLMKNGHTCEDIDECLTHKCLPHQRCVNTEGSFTCRAQITCPPGYHLKSSGCQDIDECAMRKDRCGKDFLCENTPGSFKCTPKQKCLSGFTQDAHGNCVDINECSSLAEPCSSGFACINTVGSFSCQQRVVVCNRGYHTSPDGASCVDVDECQMGSHGCEGGQICHNLPGSYRCDCQTGYQFDALRKVCTDVNECWSYPGRLCAQTCENTLGSYLCSCTAGFTLASDQKNCEDINECDQKPCSQECVNMHGSYQCYCRQGYYLKEDGRTCEDIDECSQSIGKLCAFQCVNVVGSYHCACPPHGYVMSANGHTCTDVDECKLGTHNCSFEKSCFNLQGGFRCLSFDCPHNYKKTSSTHCERISCPPNSFDCQNSPLRITYYTLSFQSNILTPAQIFRMGPSPVYPGDHVTISITSGNEENYFSARKLSSFTGAVYIQRKVREPKDFLIEVEMKLLRRGTVSSFLARLYVFFTPSSM from the exons ATGGCAGAGGTCAAAGTAACCCTCCTGAGAGCTCTCTGGTTTTCTCTCTGCCTGAGCGTCTGCCTTTGCCACCAGGACTGCACTGGGGTGGagtgccccctgctggacaacTGCATTGAGACGGTCCTGGACAGTGGTGCTTGTTGTGCTTCATGCTTGCAGAAAGGATGCACATGTGAAGGCTACCAGTACTACGACTGTGTGAGTGCTGGCTTTGAGAACGGCTCAGTCCCTGAAGGAGACTCCTACTTTGTGGATTATGGCAGCACCGAGTGCTCCTGTCCACTTGGAGGGGGGCGAATCATCTGTCATTTTATGAGCTGCCCTGAAGTGCCTCCAAACTGTATTGAGGTTTCGGAGCCCGTTGATGGCTGCAGACAATGCCAACAGCTGGGATGTGTTCATGAAGGCTACAAGTATGAGGCGGATCATTCATTTCAAGTGGGACCTTGTTGGATATGCCACTGTCCCATTGAAGGGGGGGAGCTCATGTGCTACCGTAAACAGTGTGACACACAAAACGCCACGGATGGAAATAGCAGCAGACATGATGCCGTCCCCGACAGGTTTGACCGACATGGCCAGATGCATTCGTTCACCAGACTGGACCATCTTCCTTTTCCGGGAAAACTCCCTCCATTCAAGGTGCCGTTATTGGATAAGGAAGACTCAGATGACTATGATTACAGTCCTACCGACTTTTCAGAAGAATACCCATCACTGCCTGTGCCCCCCATCCAGTCTTCTGTTTCTCCCACTAAAATTTCATCTCTATCTCATGACTTTGTCAAGTCTGACAGAAGCTCTGTACATCCAAGTTTTCCGATGCAAGGTCGGATGGAGCTGAGGGAGCGACATGGAGCTCATGAACATCctaaagaattgacagaaaatccTTCAAGTGATGAGCAGGAGATTTCAGACTCACACACAGATTCCACTGCTGCTTGGGAACTTTTAGCAGGGGCACAAAGTGTCTCATTGGGGGATTTGGAACCAGATACAGAAGCAGAGAGTGCGTTGAACAAACATTTAGGACGTTttatctttccattacaccaagGGACTGGAAGTGAGCATCATCCAGAGTTCTTAGATGTGAATTCAGAGAGTGATTTCCAGCCTCAGGGGACTTACATAAATGTAGctgacagttccaccccagaaGGCTCAAGTACTGAGACCAATATGGATATCCTGACAAGAAGTACAGAGACTCCGGACAGTCTTGAAAAAGGACACATGAACATAGTTCCAACGATCATGCAGAAAATTCCAGACCGTATGATATTTGTCCAGTCGACCACAGAGGGTCCAAATAAGTCAGTTGGATTAGATGACAAGAAGAAGGTGAATGAAGATGAGGAAGAGAAGCTGGAAGAGTCTCAGAGTGTCAGTGAGTTTGATGGACAGGATGTGAATGAGACTGTCAAGCCATTTCAGGACAAAAGCAATGAGCATTCGGGGAGCAGTGGTTACACCAGAACAAATGGAAATCAACCGGAACCTAGCAATTCCTCACCCACGAGTCTAATGCACCAGCAAACCCCCCTGCCCAGCTTTGTTACCACCCCTACCCAAGCACCACCGGGCAACGTGGAGGAGAGGCTTCCAGTGGAAAGGTGGCATGATGCTGCAGTCACAGCGGAACTAGAACCTGACGCAG GTCCAGGTGTGTCTGCTAAAGATCTACTGCAGCGCTGCTGTGATGCTGGTCACAGATGGGCTAGTGAACAATTCCACTGCAAGGCCATGCCCATGTTGACCGATGACGAGCACTCCATTTGCAG TCTTGCACAGAAGCAGTGCTGCATCAGCTCTTTGAACAGCATCTGGTGTGACTCTGGTGTGACTTCAGCCAAAGCAGGAGGCTCTTGTGAACGAGACGACGAGGACTCGTGCACAGATGACTCCTACCAG gtgtgctgcagctgctgtgcgCTGGGCCTCTGGATGCGCCGCCAGGGCCAAGGCTGCGGCGGTTACCTCCACCTGGGCTACTCATGCGGTCATGTGTTCCTCACCTGCTGCGAGGAAGATGAAGCTCAGAGCCAGCTCCCCTTGAAGGGACAGGAGAAGCTCACGCCAACTGTCCTCCCCAACAGAG TCTCAGAGAGAAAGTTCCCCAAAGAGGCCTATTCCATCAGAACCACGGATGAAGCTGTCAACATGGTGGAGGCTCAGCAGGAGGAAGATGAGTGTCCGCTCCACCACAGACAGCAGTGCCAGCACAAGTGCATCAGTGCGTGGGGATCGTACCGTTGCAGCTGCTTTCAGGGTTATGTCCTGCAGCAGGATGGACACTCCTGCTCTCCAG TGAGTCCAGAGATCACCAGAGTGAACACAGAACACCCCCCCATCACCACAGGCACCGTCAAACCCCCCACACAGTCTACCCTCGTGGATCCCTGTGCAG GTAACGGACCCTGCAGCCAGCGGTGCAGTGTGGTGGGGGGCCAAGTTCTCTGCTCCTGCTTTCCAGGCTTCTACCTGATGAAAAATGGACACACATGTGAAG ACATAGATGAGTGTCTGACCCACAAATGTCTGCCACATCAGCGCTGTGTGAACACTGAGGGCTCCTTCACCTGCAGAGCACAGATCACCTGTCCTCCAGGTTACCACCTGAAGAGCAGTGGGTGCCAAG ACATTGATGAGTGTGCGATGAGGAAGGACCGCTGTGGCAAAGACTTCCTGTGTGAGAACACACCGGGCTCCTTCAAGTGTACGCCCAAGCAGAAATGTTTGAGCGGGTTTACCCAGGATGCTCACGGGAACTGTGTCG ACATCAACGAGTGCAGCAGCCTGGCTGAGCCGTGCAGCTCCGGCTTCGCCTGCATCAACACCGTGGGCTCCTTCAGCTGCCAGCAGAGGGTCGTTGTGTGCAATCGTGGATACCACACCAGCCCCGACGGAGCCTCGTGTGTCG ATGTTGATGAGTGTCAGATGGGATCACATGGTTGTGAAGGCGGTCAGATCTGTCACAACCTCCCTGGCAGCTACCGCTGTGACTGCCAGACAGGATACCAGTTTGATGCCCTGCGTAAGGTCTGCACAG ATGTGAATGAGTGCTGGAGCTATCCGGGCAGGTTGTGTGCTCAGACATGTGAAAACACGTTGGGCTCCTACCTCTGCTCCTGCACAGCTGGCTTCACTTTGGCCTCTGACCAGAAGAATTGTGAAG ACATAAATGAATGTGACCAAAAGCCCTGCAGTCAGGAGTGTGTCAACATGCACGGCTCATATCAGTGCTACTGTCGCCAAGGATATTACCTTAAGGAGGACGGACGCACGTGTGAAG ACATCGACGAATGCTCCCAGAGCATCGGGAAACTTTGTGCCTTCCAGTGTGTCAATGTTGTAGGCAGCTACCACTGTGCCTGCCCTCCTCATGGATACGTCATGTCAGCCAATGGACACACCTGCACTG ACGTGGATGAGTGCAAGCTGGGCACCCATAACTGTTCGTTTGAAAAAAGCTGCTTCAATCTGCAAGGAGGCTTCCGATGCCTTTCCTTTGACTGTCCTCACAACTACAAGAAAACGTCCAGCAC ACACTGTGAGCGGATCAGCTGTCCTCCCAACTCCTTCGACTGTCAGAACTCTCCCTTGAGGATCACCTACTACACTCTCAGCTTCCAGAGCAACATCCTCACTCCAGCCCAGATCTTCCGGATGGGCCCCTCTCCCGTCTACCCCGGAGACCACGTCACCATCAGCATCACGAGCGGCAACGAGGAGAACTACTTCAGCGCGCGCAAGCTGAGCAGCTTCACGGGAGCCGTCTACATCCAGAGAAAGGTCCGGGAGCCCAAAGACTTCCTGATAGAGGTGGAGATGAAGCTGCTGAGGCGGGGGACCGTCTCCTCGTTCCTAGCCAGGCTCTATGTCTTCTTCACACCCAGCTCCATGTAG